A window of Haliscomenobacter hydrossis DSM 1100 contains these coding sequences:
- a CDS encoding nuclear transport factor 2 family protein, translated as MTKKSCLSLIFLLSVSYGFSQNLQKDTSAIRQVLTGFFEVFTNPDMKHFDNNCVPNFELYDMGEIWNREMVADYVKNVQSKPKDWTRTNRFEFIKFNFRKKIAWVSYHNYAVIANSKTNTTRNIHWLESMILEKMKGRWVLVQMHSTLVP; from the coding sequence ATGACAAAAAAAAGCTGCTTATCCCTCATTTTTCTCCTCTCGGTCAGTTATGGCTTTTCCCAAAACCTGCAAAAGGACACCTCAGCAATCAGGCAGGTGTTGACCGGTTTTTTTGAGGTTTTCACCAATCCGGACATGAAGCATTTTGACAACAATTGTGTCCCAAACTTCGAACTGTACGACATGGGTGAAATTTGGAACCGCGAGATGGTTGCCGATTACGTCAAAAACGTGCAAAGTAAACCGAAAGACTGGACCCGTACCAACCGCTTTGAGTTCATCAAATTCAATTTTCGTAAAAAAATTGCCTGGGTAAGTTATCACAACTACGCCGTCATTGCCAACTCAAAAACCAATACGACCAGGAATATCCATTGGTTGGAAAGTATGATTCTGGAAAAGATGAAGGGGAGATGGGTGCTGGTGCAGATGCACTCGACTTTGGTACCTTAA
- a CDS encoding DUF433 domain-containing protein, producing the protein MLERITINPEQCGGKPCIRGMRIRVTDVLELLANGLTQEQVVEELEIELEDVQACLHYAVIKLNHPVLIAA; encoded by the coding sequence ATGCTTGAGCGTATCACAATTAATCCTGAACAGTGCGGTGGCAAACCCTGTATCCGAGGCATGCGTATTCGAGTCACCGATGTCTTGGAATTGCTTGCCAATGGACTTACCCAAGAACAAGTCGTGGAAGAATTAGAGATTGAATTGGAGGATGTACAAGCTTGCTTGCATTATGCGGTAATTAAATTGAATCACCCGGTGTTAATAGCGGCCTAA
- a CDS encoding macro domain-containing protein — MQTILTALSPTLITAWKTYFSSTEDVVIVEGDITKIPCDAIVSPANSFGFMDGGLDYALSERFGWDLEKQLQRTIKELPEGELLVGQALVIETNDHEIPFLISAPTMRIPTNFNINTSVNAYLVMKAILIKAKQHPSIQRVAIPGLCTGIGQMEENIAAKQMFQAYKEIVLGEKMNFSTFGEAQKYHWELNPKGMIWVSK, encoded by the coding sequence ATGCAAACGATTTTAACAGCCTTATCGCCTACGCTTATCACTGCTTGGAAAACTTATTTTTCTTCAACAGAAGATGTTGTAATCGTGGAAGGGGATATTACAAAAATTCCTTGTGATGCAATCGTAAGTCCAGCAAACTCATTTGGTTTCATGGACGGAGGGTTGGATTATGCACTTTCAGAACGATTTGGCTGGGATTTGGAAAAGCAACTTCAGCGTACAATTAAAGAACTTCCAGAGGGCGAATTATTGGTCGGGCAGGCATTAGTAATCGAAACAAATGACCATGAAATTCCATTTCTAATTTCAGCCCCTACTATGAGGATACCTACCAATTTTAACATCAATACTTCTGTTAATGCCTATTTAGTCATGAAAGCGATCTTGATCAAAGCTAAACAACATCCGTCAATTCAGCGGGTAGCTATTCCTGGCCTTTGTACAGGTATTGGCCAAATGGAAGAAAACATAGCAGCAAAACAGATGTTTCAAGCTTACAAAGAAATTGTTTTAGGTGAAAAGATGAATTTTTCAACTTTTGGCGAAGCGCAAAAATACCATTGGGAACTCAACCCAAAAGGAATGATTTGGGTGAGTAAGTAA
- a CDS encoding DUF433 domain-containing protein, protein MEVVSKNYISIDPEICSGKPHIVGRRITVPQIAIWHEFMGKSADEIATEYDLSLSEVYAGLVYYFDHRQEMDDLIAESESLVSALIQNTPSKIKLSNSAA, encoded by the coding sequence ATGGAAGTTGTTTCCAAAAATTATATCTCCATTGATCCTGAGATTTGTAGCGGAAAACCACATATTGTTGGCCGCCGCATTACGGTGCCGCAGATTGCGATTTGGCATGAGTTTATGGGCAAATCGGCGGATGAGATTGCGACTGAGTATGATTTGAGCTTAAGTGAGGTTTATGCGGGTTTGGTTTATTATTTTGATCATCGCCAAGAAATGGATGATTTGATTGCGGAAAGTGAAAGCTTAGTATCGGCTTTGATCCAAAACACTCCCTCTAAAATCAAACTAAGCAATAGTGCCGCGTAA
- a CDS encoding DUF5615 family PIN-like protein yields the protein MPRKIRFYLDEQVSKSIQSGLVRRGIEVLTSQEADMLGASDLEQLAFCEQNDWVIFSQDDDFLKLNAAGQTHKGIVYARQRTSIGSIIQGLMLIYQVLEMEDMVNHVEYI from the coding sequence GTGCCGCGTAAAATTCGCTTTTATTTGGATGAACAAGTCAGCAAATCTATTCAGTCAGGCTTAGTTCGACGTGGTATAGAAGTTTTGACTTCCCAAGAAGCAGATATGTTAGGTGCTTCTGACCTTGAGCAACTTGCATTTTGCGAGCAAAATGATTGGGTTATTTTTTCTCAGGATGATGATTTTCTAAAGTTAAATGCTGCTGGCCAAACGCACAAGGGTATTGTTTATGCCCGCCAAAGAACTTCAATTGGCTCTATTATTCAGGGCTTGATGCTGATTTATCAAGTTCTGGAAATGGAAGACATGGTGAATCATGTTGAATACATTTGA
- a CDS encoding XisI protein, whose translation MAVLTDVKHKKQIIRQLIDRLAKVDATESADATIKVADEPGGHYLLFNNTWKDGRRYYGCFLHIDVNPDGKIWIQHDGTDQNLAELLMEAGILKEEIVLGFQPPGVREVLGFGGG comes from the coding sequence ATGGCTGTTCTGACTGATGTAAAGCATAAAAAGCAAATTATTCGACAATTGATAGATCGTTTGGCAAAGGTTGATGCGACTGAGTCAGCAGATGCTACCATCAAAGTGGCGGACGAACCCGGTGGGCATTATCTTTTATTCAACAACACCTGGAAAGATGGCAGAAGGTATTACGGCTGCTTCTTGCACATTGATGTTAACCCTGATGGTAAAATCTGGATTCAACACGATGGAACCGATCAGAATCTAGCAGAGCTATTGATGGAAGCAGGGATTTTAAAGGAGGAAATTGTGTTGGGGTTTCAGCCGCCTGGGGTGAGAGAGGTGCTGGGATTTGGAGGTGGATAG
- a CDS encoding WG repeat-containing protein, which produces MQEGKKSRIIKTIGALVIFATLISGLADFGQIVNWFSLKPKNQHLQEKDTLLHPKFENPMLSFADPSENRELISKESLFGYQDRKGNVVIHPQYDFARDFSENKAIVRKGNQLLLIDTLGKILLELNYDDAESFFEDRALVYKNKKCGFIDPSGKLVIPLKYEDGSGFNNGRAMVSKNRKVGYVDIYGNVKTPLIYDGSLGFMEGKAAVYKDNKVGFINLDGELIWTLSLLGRSANKDIPKIPDVMNIIINKGIFGGG; this is translated from the coding sequence ATGCAGGAAGGCAAAAAATCCAGGATAATTAAAACTATTGGTGCTCTGGTAATATTTGCAACTCTAATAAGTGGCTTAGCAGATTTTGGTCAAATTGTAAATTGGTTTTCATTAAAGCCTAAAAACCAGCATCTTCAAGAAAAGGACACTCTATTGCACCCAAAGTTCGAAAACCCAATGCTATCATTTGCAGATCCTTCAGAAAATAGAGAGTTAATTTCTAAAGAATCTCTATTCGGTTATCAAGACAGAAAAGGTAATGTGGTAATTCATCCACAATATGATTTTGCAAGAGATTTTTCGGAGAACAAGGCTATTGTTCGAAAAGGTAATCAACTTCTATTAATCGATACTTTAGGTAAAATTTTATTAGAACTAAATTATGATGATGCTGAAAGTTTTTTCGAAGACAGAGCGCTTGTATATAAAAATAAAAAATGTGGATTCATTGACCCTTCTGGAAAACTAGTAATTCCTCTAAAATACGAAGATGGGAGTGGTTTCAACAATGGCAGAGCTATGGTTTCAAAAAATAGAAAAGTCGGTTACGTAGACATATATGGCAATGTAAAAACTCCTTTGATTTATGATGGATCACTAGGTTTTATGGAAGGGAAAGCAGCAGTCTATAAAGACAATAAAGTAGGATTTATTAATCTTGATGGAGAGCTAATCTGGACTTTATCCCTTTTAGGCAGAAGCGCCAATAAGGACATTCCAAAGATACCTGATGTTATGAATATAATTATCAACAAGGGTATTTTTGGAGGAGGTTAA